The proteins below are encoded in one region of Rubripirellula reticaptiva:
- a CDS encoding TROVE domain-containing protein, whose protein sequence is MANKSLFQSITSVLPRATVVNEAGGPAYKMSAKHALAQMAATGTFGNVYYASAQNQLDAMRKLIDEIDDNEFLAKLAVYSRERAYMKDMPAALLVVLSTRDTKLMHQVFDRVADNGRVLRTVFQMTRSGQFGRKGLSSSLQRAFQRWLNDASVGKLLSASIGNDPSLRDILRMARPTPKDDARRALFGWLTDKPVEKWAPATADHLPSTVQSLVAYRAADTAEAQTLIAGDLQVRWDLLADAAKGPLVWKAIARQMGPQALRMNLNTLLRHDAFKKPGILGFAGTDNAMIDYVASQLADRDAITRSRQFPYQFLAAYMNASDEVPSKIKTALHDAAEIACGNVPKLPGPVIIGLDTSGSMGCAVTGNRAGRSGRGGGTSKMRCVDVAALFAAAILRRNPDSVVVPFDTQAYKVKVDPSDSILSLSGRLSKYGGGGTDCSLPFVEANTRYAKQAFAGIVLISDNESWITNRRAYSYGQNGATGVMTEWEKFKKTQRGLGISDPKLVCIDIQPYGTSQAPEREDILNIGGFSDAVFNVVSSFLVNDASRFVREVESVEL, encoded by the coding sequence ATGGCCAACAAGTCACTATTCCAAAGCATCACTAGCGTCCTGCCACGAGCGACCGTCGTTAACGAAGCAGGCGGCCCAGCGTACAAGATGTCAGCGAAGCACGCGCTCGCCCAAATGGCGGCGACCGGTACTTTCGGCAACGTCTACTACGCGTCCGCGCAAAACCAACTCGACGCGATGCGAAAGCTGATCGACGAGATCGACGACAACGAGTTCCTGGCAAAGCTGGCCGTCTACTCACGTGAGCGTGCTTACATGAAGGACATGCCGGCAGCGCTCTTGGTCGTACTGTCGACGCGAGACACCAAGCTCATGCACCAAGTCTTCGACCGAGTCGCCGATAACGGCCGCGTTCTGCGCACCGTTTTCCAAATGACTCGTTCAGGACAATTCGGTCGCAAGGGTCTGTCGTCATCGCTGCAGCGTGCGTTCCAACGTTGGCTGAACGACGCGTCTGTTGGCAAGTTGCTCTCAGCTTCGATCGGCAACGATCCAAGCCTGCGAGACATCTTGCGAATGGCACGTCCAACGCCAAAGGACGACGCGCGTCGAGCGTTGTTCGGATGGTTGACCGACAAGCCAGTCGAGAAGTGGGCACCAGCTACGGCTGACCACCTACCTTCGACGGTGCAGTCGTTGGTCGCGTACCGAGCAGCCGACACGGCCGAAGCCCAAACGCTGATCGCCGGCGACCTGCAAGTTCGATGGGACTTGCTAGCCGACGCAGCCAAAGGACCGTTGGTTTGGAAGGCGATCGCCCGACAAATGGGTCCGCAAGCACTGCGAATGAACCTCAACACGCTACTGCGTCACGACGCATTTAAGAAGCCTGGAATCCTCGGATTCGCAGGAACCGACAACGCGATGATCGACTACGTGGCCAGCCAACTGGCTGACCGTGATGCGATCACTCGCAGCCGTCAGTTCCCGTACCAGTTCCTGGCAGCTTACATGAACGCATCGGACGAGGTTCCAAGCAAGATCAAGACGGCGCTACATGACGCGGCGGAGATCGCGTGCGGAAACGTACCAAAGCTTCCAGGCCCAGTCATCATCGGACTCGACACGTCAGGTTCGATGGGATGTGCCGTTACGGGAAACCGTGCGGGTCGTTCGGGAAGAGGGGGCGGAACGTCGAAGATGCGATGCGTCGATGTTGCGGCACTGTTCGCAGCAGCGATCCTGCGTCGCAACCCAGACAGCGTCGTCGTTCCGTTCGATACGCAAGCTTACAAGGTCAAGGTCGATCCAAGTGATTCGATCCTGTCACTGTCAGGACGCTTGTCGAAGTACGGAGGCGGAGGAACGGACTGCTCGTTGCCATTCGTCGAAGCCAACACTCGTTACGCGAAGCAAGCCTTCGCGGGCATCGTGTTGATCAGCGACAACGAAAGCTGGATCACGAACAGACGCGCCTACAGCTACGGCCAAAACGGCGCAACCGGAGTGATGACCGAATGGGAGAAGTTCAAGAAGACCCAGCGTGGACTCGGCATCTCCGATCCAAAGCTAGTCTGCATCGACATCCAACCCTACGGAACCAGCCAGGCACCCGAGCGAGAGGACATCCTAAACATCGGCGGCTTCAGTGACGCCGTGTTCAACGTTGTCTCATCGTTCCTAGTAAACGACGCATCCCGCTTCGTCCGCGAAGTAGAATCCGTCGAACTGTAA
- a CDS encoding helix-turn-helix domain-containing protein, whose translation MTKLSEFLTIKEAAEYLGVSQNTLRNWGRDGRIKERRHPVNQYRLYAEDELNQLLRQADRPCNEANPRKPKSK comes from the coding sequence ATGACAAAGTTGAGTGAATTTCTGACGATTAAAGAAGCAGCCGAATACCTCGGCGTGTCGCAGAACACACTGCGCAACTGGGGACGTGATGGACGCATCAAGGAACGACGGCACCCAGTGAACCAGTATCGACTCTACGCTGAAGACGAGTTGAATCAGTTGCTACGGCAAGCTGACCGGCCGTGCAACGAAGCCAATCCCCGAAAACCGAAAAGCAAATAG
- a CDS encoding four helix bundle protein, which yields MRDHRKLRAFELADQLVMSVYSATRTFPKDEMFGLTSQLRRASVSIASNIVEGCARNSEADFLRFLDMAFGSIREVEYQLTIARRLEYTNGETAEQLANQADETARVLAGLIRSLRSSS from the coding sequence ATGCGGGATCATCGGAAGCTACGAGCGTTCGAGTTGGCGGACCAGCTTGTTATGTCGGTCTACTCAGCAACGAGGACATTCCCTAAAGACGAAATGTTCGGGCTGACGTCACAACTTCGTAGAGCTTCCGTTTCGATCGCGTCCAACATTGTCGAAGGATGTGCGCGGAACTCTGAAGCAGACTTCCTGCGTTTCCTCGACATGGCATTTGGGTCCATTCGAGAGGTCGAGTATCAACTGACGATCGCTCGGCGGCTCGAATACACAAACGGAGAAACCGCCGAACAACTTGCTAACCAAGCAGATGAAACAGCAAGGGTGCTCGCTGGCCTCATCCGCTCACTTCGCTCGTCTTCTTGA
- a CDS encoding SEC-C metal-binding domain-containing protein has protein sequence MSKRRKSYPSETKVKRGVRIIQGKQLEEKLGRNDLCPCGSGQRFKRCCLRSGRL, from the coding sequence ATGAGCAAACGTCGTAAAAGCTACCCGTCAGAAACGAAAGTCAAACGCGGAGTCCGAATCATCCAAGGCAAGCAACTCGAGGAAAAGCTCGGTCGCAACGACCTGTGCCCATGCGGAAGCGGTCAACGCTTCAAGCGTTGTTGCCTACGATCGGGGCGTCTGTGA
- a CDS encoding YcjF family protein gives MTDPKPARQSKNIFESPILDEADEVAGRSENEMSKATETTEQSESSGPRVVKQKDALLGVPDIRGVRLAEGETLFDPVDEDSEMLGELESSVDPSTLIARLKRFNWMVVSFLIIIVAAFLLFALSQTATLMREIGYLPFPGNWIGFVSLGVLWLAIGVATWQLVSGFARLKKTPGVSLSALKVMQERAESRKWHRENEKVAETAVREFLRLYPTDRNQKKLLENGGFGRDSITVDDFFERIEQQLRIDNGLPDQWLEEVRSQIVSPMEDAASRIIKRVSLQVGAATAISPRGSVDSLIVMAQSYHLVNELCQLYGVRPGGLETCYILGQSFLSVAIAAGGDQAADKVEEQLRETLQHTLGVAAGAVAAKVGARIGEGTVNAMFVRRIGNRLKAHLCPIAD, from the coding sequence ATGACTGATCCAAAGCCTGCTCGGCAATCAAAGAATATTTTCGAGTCTCCGATCCTGGATGAGGCCGATGAAGTAGCTGGTCGCTCTGAGAACGAGATGTCGAAGGCAACTGAAACAACAGAACAAAGCGAATCTTCCGGTCCTCGCGTGGTAAAGCAGAAAGATGCGTTGCTGGGTGTTCCCGATATTCGTGGTGTACGACTGGCTGAGGGTGAAACGCTATTTGATCCCGTTGACGAAGATTCCGAAATGCTCGGGGAGCTTGAATCGTCAGTCGATCCTTCGACATTGATCGCTCGCCTTAAACGCTTTAACTGGATGGTAGTTTCATTTTTAATCATCATCGTGGCGGCGTTTTTGCTGTTTGCACTCTCACAGACGGCGACTTTGATGCGAGAAATTGGCTATTTGCCATTCCCCGGAAACTGGATTGGGTTCGTTTCTCTGGGCGTTCTGTGGCTAGCGATCGGCGTTGCTACCTGGCAACTTGTCTCGGGATTTGCACGGTTGAAGAAGACACCAGGTGTTTCGCTATCTGCATTGAAAGTAATGCAAGAACGCGCAGAGAGCCGAAAGTGGCATCGTGAAAATGAAAAGGTCGCCGAAACGGCTGTTCGAGAATTTCTGAGGCTATATCCAACCGATCGAAACCAAAAAAAGCTGTTAGAGAATGGCGGGTTTGGACGTGATAGTATCACCGTCGATGATTTTTTCGAGCGAATTGAACAACAGTTGAGAATCGACAACGGTCTGCCTGACCAGTGGCTCGAAGAAGTTCGTAGTCAAATCGTCTCGCCTATGGAAGATGCTGCTTCACGGATCATCAAGCGAGTCTCACTTCAGGTTGGCGCGGCGACTGCTATTTCGCCGCGCGGTAGTGTTGATTCACTTATTGTGATGGCACAGTCGTATCACTTGGTAAACGAACTGTGTCAACTATATGGCGTCCGCCCTGGCGGATTGGAGACGTGCTACATCTTGGGGCAATCATTCTTGTCCGTGGCGATTGCTGCTGGCGGAGACCAAGCCGCCGACAAGGTTGAAGAGCAATTGCGTGAGACTTTGCAACATACATTGGGCGTTGCTGCTGGCGCTGTTGCTGCGAAAGTTGGCGCTCGAATCGGGGAAGGCACCGTCAATGCAATGTTCGTTCGGCGCATCGGCAACCGGCTAAAAGCTCATCTTTGCCCTATTGCTGACTAG
- a CDS encoding tyrosinase family protein, with protein sequence MSVFVTGQDGLEPAPRMDLRTFAEYHLFVDTNGDGVVDESEDRRSPEAKQRLASLRKGVRVMKSRNPSDPTSWFFQAAIHGVTDDAMIEAADRDPYVTSVRREMFWNRCPHNGEPSADFLVWHRAYIYYFEQILREAAEDPTLSLPYWNYTGGDVSFPPAFANREVADGDIIPRNPLWASDREAAFVVGRTGLTPKVTTEAFAALMSETRLFGPSEDTGFAGGVYDDAPGTMGMIERRPHNDIHVAIGGVIGNDFNGLMAEVRTAAFDPIFWVHHANIDRIFAKWDALQGRTWGYFPDAAWFAARPWYFYDVDGNVQNNQRVFYLNGKNLRVAYDDVDSNAPTLTESAPFDVKESNVMLATLPKNFQMDKATGMASPQLEPMCDCCRNKDVEATLSAEVATEFSLNVVGSAAESQKLMGLAPRVERPKRGPQTMLEVTFLVPKSVPNVGYEVFLQIADADEISVGNLSMFGLKHHAEHDTDESNSVTQRMNITDAIKGVTDVSRLKVVIKPYSLFSEAGTTSTRRSGNIGVTNVSIKVD encoded by the coding sequence ATGTCTGTTTTCGTGACGGGCCAAGATGGCCTTGAGCCTGCACCGCGAATGGATCTGCGGACATTCGCTGAATATCACCTGTTCGTTGATACAAATGGCGATGGTGTCGTCGACGAATCCGAGGACAGACGGTCGCCTGAGGCGAAACAGAGGCTTGCATCTTTGCGAAAAGGCGTGCGAGTCATGAAGTCGCGGAATCCTTCCGATCCCACGAGTTGGTTCTTTCAGGCCGCGATTCATGGCGTGACTGATGATGCGATGATCGAGGCAGCGGATCGCGATCCTTACGTTACTAGCGTCCGCCGTGAGATGTTTTGGAATCGCTGCCCACACAACGGAGAACCGTCTGCCGATTTCTTGGTTTGGCACCGCGCTTACATCTATTACTTCGAGCAGATTCTTCGCGAGGCTGCTGAGGACCCGACGCTCAGCTTGCCATACTGGAACTACACTGGCGGCGACGTGTCTTTTCCGCCCGCGTTCGCGAATAGAGAAGTCGCAGACGGTGATATCATTCCCAGGAACCCACTGTGGGCATCGGATCGTGAAGCGGCATTCGTTGTAGGGCGAACCGGCCTCACTCCTAAGGTTACGACCGAAGCGTTCGCTGCGTTGATGTCTGAGACGCGACTTTTCGGACCGAGTGAAGACACAGGCTTTGCTGGTGGTGTCTACGACGACGCGCCCGGCACGATGGGAATGATTGAGCGCCGACCTCACAACGATATTCACGTGGCCATAGGTGGCGTGATCGGGAATGACTTCAATGGATTAATGGCTGAGGTGCGAACGGCCGCTTTCGATCCGATTTTTTGGGTTCATCACGCAAACATTGATCGCATCTTTGCGAAATGGGACGCCCTGCAAGGTCGAACCTGGGGCTATTTCCCCGACGCGGCGTGGTTTGCGGCGCGTCCATGGTATTTCTACGACGTTGACGGCAATGTTCAGAACAATCAGCGGGTCTTCTATTTGAATGGAAAGAATCTGAGGGTTGCGTACGACGACGTTGACTCGAATGCTCCAACATTAACTGAATCTGCTCCTTTTGATGTGAAGGAGTCCAACGTAATGCTCGCAACGCTTCCTAAGAATTTCCAAATGGATAAGGCTACGGGCATGGCATCGCCTCAACTCGAACCAATGTGCGATTGCTGTCGCAACAAAGATGTGGAGGCAACGCTTTCGGCAGAAGTCGCGACCGAGTTTAGCCTTAATGTTGTCGGATCAGCAGCGGAATCACAGAAGTTGATGGGGCTTGCACCGCGTGTAGAGCGACCGAAACGGGGACCACAAACGATGCTGGAAGTCACGTTCCTCGTGCCGAAGAGCGTGCCAAACGTCGGGTACGAAGTCTTTTTGCAAATAGCTGATGCTGACGAGATCTCGGTCGGAAACCTGTCAATGTTTGGATTGAAACACCATGCAGAACATGACACCGATGAATCGAACTCGGTGACTCAACGGATGAATATTACCGATGCGATTAAGGGTGTCACGGACGTAAGCCGCCTCAAGGTTGTGATCAAACCGTATTCGCTTTTTAGCGAAGCCGGGACGACATCTACCCGACGCAGTGGAAACATTGGTGTCACCAACGTCAGCATCAAAGTTGATTAG